A stretch of Tigriopus californicus strain San Diego chromosome 11, Tcal_SD_v2.1, whole genome shotgun sequence DNA encodes these proteins:
- the LOC131890884 gene encoding uncharacterized protein LOC131890884 — MRKSTSTWALGSLVVSFLLGITIVLILFGPVYILRHPSPVKLAIITHDNEFGRRIALSGEQAVLDINRSVDTMSGFGPKAPRIQLISHSQGNTSETVLKLMNEGVSHFLMDSNNQDIGTSVGRYCRKCIIYSLSSMPRVGNVSQTLVAVDFDHTVMARAYAQLLNATNPYPKPLFIIPILRHEEESKRFFDLFFNVIQGYPNVKLTSPVIYKVSEYQQSDALQAISDIGTRIGLVPRAQLFFISSQDLMLMIQTGHMNKALGKRRWFARDLVHIEDQLRNNERVSKFCEQVSLTTLAYLADGDSIWDRQLRENAWKPRQNAPAGLTTFYEALSYETVMLLHRVHTKALIRNAVREIEFMSDEGSFDDQFHTKLSGLLASHVYKHSTTIEMIPRTRWIMEHWLKVNQSTTSSPDHVAISQIPTQSLLKAELERVQNLNQCQNLLTIQVNVEPSILMPTGHLVMDYSQMPSILIVPSTGELRVDYTCEKSSFSYQCLPSRFDLGNLTCFSTFVPKKDPKQEQEHQPDPDSYPRRPKRDAWKNAMDGTLDVWKGLLPNVIACTSSFAGCDFCMYFLATYNISASPAGCVAGCSLGTFGACSTLVTTSLTNSLGWS; from the coding sequence ATGAGAAAATCCACATCCACTTGGGCCTTGGGGAGCCTGGTGGTCAGCTTCTTGCTCGGTATCACCATTGTCCTCATCCTATTCGGACCCGTGTACATTCTCCGCCATCCGTCGCCGGTAAAATTGGCTATCATCACACATGATAATGAATTCGGAAGACGCATTGCCCTGTCGGGTGAGCAAGCCGTTCTGGATATCAATCGTTCAGTCGATACCATGAGTGGCTTCGGACCCAAGGCCCCTCGAATCCAACTGATCAGCCATTCCCAAGGAAACACGAGTGAGACCGTTCTCAAGCTGATGAATGAAGGAGTCTCACATTTCCTGATGGATTCCAACAACCAGGACATTGGCACTTCTGTGGGACGTTATTGCCGCAAATGTATCATTTATTCACTGTCGAGCATGCCCAGAGTAGGAAATGTGTCCCAGACCTTGGTTGCCGTGGATTTTGATCACACGGTCATGGCCAGAGCGTATGCCCAATTGCTAAACGCAACTAACCCGTACCCAAAGCCGCTATTCATCATTCCGATATTGCGACACGAGGAGGAATCGAAACGATTTTTCGACCTCTTCTTCAACGTCATTCAAGGCTATCCCAATGTCAAGTTGACCTCGCCCGTGATTTACAAAGTCTCGGAATACCAGCAGAGCGACGCACTTCAAGCCATTTCTGATATTGGCACTCGCATAGGGCTTGTGCCCAGAGCCCAATTGTTCTTCATTTCTAGTCAGGACCTCATGCTCATGATTCAAACTGGACACATGAACAAGGCTCTGGGTAAACGCCGATGGTTTGCTCGAGATTTGGTCCACATCGAGGATCAATTGCGAAACAATGAACGGGTCAGCAAGTTTTGTGAACAAGTCAGTTTGACCACTCTGGCTTATTTGGCAGACGGGGACTCCATTTGGGACCGCCAATTGCGAGAGAACGCGTGGAAACCACGCCAAAATGCGCCTGCGGGCCTGACCACATTTTATGAGGCCCTTTCTTACGAAACTGTCATGCTTCTTCATCGCGTTCATACCAAGGCTTTGATCCGAAATGCCGTGCGTGAAATCGAGTTCATGAGTGACGAGGGGTCTTTCGACGATCAATTTCACACGAAGTTATCGGGTCTTTTGGCCTCACACGTGTATAAGCACAGCACCACCATCGAGATGATCCCGAGGACACGTTGGATCATGGAGCATTGGCTGAAAGTCAATCAAAGTACGACATCATCGCCCGATCACGTGGCCATTTCTCAGATCCCCACTCAATCGCTGCTGAAAGCGGAATTAGAGCGCGTTCAAAATCTGAATCAATGCCAGAATTTGCTGACCATTCAAGTGAACGTGGAACCTTCGATTCTCATGCCAACCGGACACCTGGTCATGGACTATTCACAAATGCCATCGATTTTGATTGTGCCCAGCACTGGAGAGCTCAGAGTCGATTATACGTGTGAAAAGTCTTCATTTTCCTACCAATGCCTCCCCTCAAGATTTGACTTGGGCAATCTCACTTGTTTTTCCACTTTCGTGCCCAAAAAAGACccaaaacaagagcaagagcacCAACCAGATCCAGATTCATACCCGAGAAGACCCAAACGGGACGCCTGGAAAAACGCTATGGATGGCACTTTAGATGTGTGGAAGGGTCTTTTACCCAACGTGATCGCATGCACTTCGTCTTTCGCCGGATGCGACTTTTGTATGTATTTCTTGGCCACGTACAACATTTCCGCCTCGCCAGCTGGTTGTGTGGCGGGATGCTCTCTAGGAACCTTTGGGGCTTGTTCCACGCTCGTGACAACATCGCTAACCAACTCGTTAGGATGGAGCTAA
- the LOC131890882 gene encoding uncharacterized protein LOC131890882 isoform X1, with the protein MCSNIEISLVPPKSHHASFHFPGEPIEGRLFLTGLIPNTLYTVLIRHLGITQLVTGPKNTVNDGQDVDQSVVFSEEVGSNPVCMFQFMCIYSEQWDDMPSQVKDHIKIHRIFRQRPSNLKNETCQVIESFDLVLAPKSPNSISTNHLGSCQNFIEVKCFSSEFGFQKARFPIHVRAVQFEDNSQTTRDPVILEDQLHNNVTELGANHNQTLEGARTLFHVVDLNEEVQPDEPLRGNRGIPCLPKKKFSPSLRAQPRTLFRKHVPNLENESARPVGDHRDPVFGSLSYSVKLARSCCAGQQVQLEGDFQLHSNTENGTGLDIFVELDCQVMAQTDTDNGKENGNDLHQRGSWPMARECLVRERWKLGNVPSLSSHKKGPDASSTKLKISVPIGQGHPISGFQNWVNLREEIAPRGLFCSTRVHLIVRCDNNVEQWLGTLGLAVKPTPLRRESLCFDPEEGDGGTHNQPRPGGSIPPRKSRRKLSQPNDSYGQEKTCIPLQNCHGRDPPTIEERKLSGKLSKTTGDGDLTTSDNGECNSILETTEARFDLDLNEERKLKLLHNTSALTPTNSIHDSCHGESNPDSKVDNDLNRSHLFETKILDSIRGIEIAPYLPNGRIEMTHSEKRTRQFRNVFLGLLKMRYAAGDQTVVNYRERRKKKTSSSTPLRSKSEDPSLDSVLSSDSYSTEERQTALKRRIQRKKHKSGNLIPMPPIPKTISGDNNGEQEIASRSNLDSVNAMPDLERLKSGEMSLCSDLEEGIRRGASPPQSNHPTLFQHKQIMYHQSLPGSISDLKCFSNDPMPRTQSS; encoded by the exons ATGTGTTCCAATATCGAGATTAGCCTAGTCCCACCCAAATCCCATCATGCATCCTTCCATTTCCCCGGAGAGCCCATTGAAGGACGTCTATTCTTGACAGGATTGATCCCCAATACTCTATACACAGTTCTGATTCGCCATTTAGGCATCACTCAATTGGTGACTGGACCTAAGAACACCGTCAACGACGGGCAAGACGTTGATCAGTCAGTTGTATTCAGTGAGGAAGTGGGTTCCAATCCCGTTTGCATGTTCCAGTTCATGTGCATCTATTCCGAGCAATGGGATGATATGCCGAGTCAGGTCAAGGACCACATTAAAATCCACAGA ATTTTTCGCCAGAGACCATCGAACTTGAAGAATGAGACTTGTCAAGTGATCGAGAGTTTCGACTTGGTGCTCGCCCCAAAGAGTCCAAATTCAATCTCCACCAATCACCTTGGATCTTGCCAGAACTTCATCGAAGTGAAATGCTTCTCCTCGGAGTTCGGCTTCCAAAAGGCAAGATTTCCTATTCATGTGAGGGCTGTCCAATTCGAGGATAACTCCCAGACGACTCGGGATCCTGTCATCCTTGAGGATCAGCTCCACAATAATGTGACAG AATTAGGTGCAAACCACAACCAAACATTAGAGGGGGCCCGAACATTGTTCCACGTGGTGGATTTGAACGAGGAAGTACAACCAGATGAGCCCCTCAGAGGAAACCGTGGAATTCCATGTCTTCCCAAGAAGAAGTTTTCGCCTTCATTAAGGGCCCAGCCAAGAACCCTGTTCAGGAAGCATGTTCCCAACTTGGAAAACGAATCTGCTCGTCCAGTTGGGGACCATCGAGACCCAGTCTTTGGTTCCCTATCATATAGTGTAAAATTGGCCAGATCTTGTTGTGCAGGACAGCAGGTCCAACTTGAAGGCGACTTCCAGTTGCATTCAAACACAGAAAATGGAACAGGGCTCGACATCTTTGTAGAATTGGACTGCCAAGTCATGGCACAAACAGACACAGACAATGGGAAAGAGAATGGAAATGATCTACATCAACGGGGTTCGTGGCCAATGGCGAGGGAGTGCTTAGTTCGTGAGAG ATGGAAATTGGGAAATGTTCCCTCGTTATCTTCGCATAAAAAAGGCCCTGATGCAAGTTCTACCAAGCTCAAGATCTCTGTCCCAATCGGCCAAGGTCATCCCATTTCTGGTTTCCAAAATTGGGTCAATCTCCGGGAAGAAATTGCCCCGCGAGGTCTCTTTTGTTCCACTCGAGTTCATCTCATTGTTCGATGCGACAACAATGTGGAACAATGGTTGGGAACGTTGGGGTTGGCCGTTAAACCAACGCCTCTCCGACGGGAAAGTTTGTGCTTCGATCCAGAAGAAGGCGATGGGGGGACCCATAACCAGCCAAGACCAGGGGGTTCAATTCCCCCAAGAAAATCCCGGCGAAAGCTATCACAACCAAACGATTCCTATGG GCAAGAAAAAACCTGTATTCCACTGCAGAATTGTCATGGTAGAGATCCACCCACCATCGAGGAGAGGAAACTTTCTGGAAAACTCTCGAAGACAACAg GTGACGGCGACCTCACCACATCGGATAATGGTGAATGCAATAGCATTTTGGAAACCACGGAGGCCAGATTTGACCTAGACTTGAACGAAGAGCGGAAATTGAAGTTGCTTCATAACACCTCAGCTTTGACGCCCACGAATTCCATTCACGACAGCTGTCACGGGGAGAGTAACCCGGATTCGAAG GTTGACAATGACTTGAATAGAAGCCATCTATTTGAAACTAAAATTCTGGATTCCATTCGAGGGATAGAAATTGCTCCCTATCTGCCCAATGGGAGGATTGAGATGACTCACTCCGAAAAACGAACCCGTCAGTTTCGGAACGTATTTCTCGGCTTATTAAAGATGCGATATGCGGCAGGAGATCAGACAGTGGTCAACTACAGAGAGAGGCGAAAAAAGAAGACCTCATCATCGACACCTTTGAGATCTAAATCAGAGGATCCATCGCTTGACTCGGTCCTCTCAAG TGACTCCTACAGCACCGAGGAGCGGCAAACGGCTCTAAAGCGACGAATTCAGCGAAAGAAGCACAAGAGCGGAAATTTGATTCCAATGCCTCCCATCCCCAAGACCATCAGTGGCGATAACAATGGCGAACAAGAGATTGCGAGTCGATCAAATTTAGATTCTGTCAACGCCATGCCTGATCTGGAGCGATTGAAATCGGGTGAAATGAGCCTATGCAGTGATCTGGAGGAAGGCATTCGTCGTGG AGCCAGCCCACCTCAATCCAACCATCCGACTCTATTTCAACATAAGCAAATCATGTACCACCAATCTTTACCGGGTAGCATTTCggatttgaaatgcttttcaaacgacCCCATGCCTCGGACTCAGAGCTCTTGA
- the LOC131890882 gene encoding uncharacterized protein LOC131890882 isoform X2, with product MICRVRSRTTLKSTEYIFRQRPSNLKNETCQVIESFDLVLAPKSPNSISTNHLGSCQNFIEVKCFSSEFGFQKARFPIHVRAVQFEDNSQTTRDPVILEDQLHNNVTELGANHNQTLEGARTLFHVVDLNEEVQPDEPLRGNRGIPCLPKKKFSPSLRAQPRTLFRKHVPNLENESARPVGDHRDPVFGSLSYSVKLARSCCAGQQVQLEGDFQLHSNTENGTGLDIFVELDCQVMAQTDTDNGKENGNDLHQRGSWPMARECLVRERWKLGNVPSLSSHKKGPDASSTKLKISVPIGQGHPISGFQNWVNLREEIAPRGLFCSTRVHLIVRCDNNVEQWLGTLGLAVKPTPLRRESLCFDPEEGDGGTHNQPRPGGSIPPRKSRRKLSQPNDSYGQEKTCIPLQNCHGRDPPTIEERKLSGKLSKTTGDGDLTTSDNGECNSILETTEARFDLDLNEERKLKLLHNTSALTPTNSIHDSCHGESNPDSKVDNDLNRSHLFETKILDSIRGIEIAPYLPNGRIEMTHSEKRTRQFRNVFLGLLKMRYAAGDQTVVNYRERRKKKTSSSTPLRSKSEDPSLDSVLSSDSYSTEERQTALKRRIQRKKHKSGNLIPMPPIPKTISGDNNGEQEIASRSNLDSVNAMPDLERLKSGEMSLCSDLEEGIRRGASPPQSNHPTLFQHKQIMYHQSLPGSISDLKCFSNDPMPRTQSS from the exons ATGATATGCCGAGTCAGGTCAAGGACCACATTAAAATCCACAGAGTAC ATTTTTCGCCAGAGACCATCGAACTTGAAGAATGAGACTTGTCAAGTGATCGAGAGTTTCGACTTGGTGCTCGCCCCAAAGAGTCCAAATTCAATCTCCACCAATCACCTTGGATCTTGCCAGAACTTCATCGAAGTGAAATGCTTCTCCTCGGAGTTCGGCTTCCAAAAGGCAAGATTTCCTATTCATGTGAGGGCTGTCCAATTCGAGGATAACTCCCAGACGACTCGGGATCCTGTCATCCTTGAGGATCAGCTCCACAATAATGTGACAG AATTAGGTGCAAACCACAACCAAACATTAGAGGGGGCCCGAACATTGTTCCACGTGGTGGATTTGAACGAGGAAGTACAACCAGATGAGCCCCTCAGAGGAAACCGTGGAATTCCATGTCTTCCCAAGAAGAAGTTTTCGCCTTCATTAAGGGCCCAGCCAAGAACCCTGTTCAGGAAGCATGTTCCCAACTTGGAAAACGAATCTGCTCGTCCAGTTGGGGACCATCGAGACCCAGTCTTTGGTTCCCTATCATATAGTGTAAAATTGGCCAGATCTTGTTGTGCAGGACAGCAGGTCCAACTTGAAGGCGACTTCCAGTTGCATTCAAACACAGAAAATGGAACAGGGCTCGACATCTTTGTAGAATTGGACTGCCAAGTCATGGCACAAACAGACACAGACAATGGGAAAGAGAATGGAAATGATCTACATCAACGGGGTTCGTGGCCAATGGCGAGGGAGTGCTTAGTTCGTGAGAG ATGGAAATTGGGAAATGTTCCCTCGTTATCTTCGCATAAAAAAGGCCCTGATGCAAGTTCTACCAAGCTCAAGATCTCTGTCCCAATCGGCCAAGGTCATCCCATTTCTGGTTTCCAAAATTGGGTCAATCTCCGGGAAGAAATTGCCCCGCGAGGTCTCTTTTGTTCCACTCGAGTTCATCTCATTGTTCGATGCGACAACAATGTGGAACAATGGTTGGGAACGTTGGGGTTGGCCGTTAAACCAACGCCTCTCCGACGGGAAAGTTTGTGCTTCGATCCAGAAGAAGGCGATGGGGGGACCCATAACCAGCCAAGACCAGGGGGTTCAATTCCCCCAAGAAAATCCCGGCGAAAGCTATCACAACCAAACGATTCCTATGG GCAAGAAAAAACCTGTATTCCACTGCAGAATTGTCATGGTAGAGATCCACCCACCATCGAGGAGAGGAAACTTTCTGGAAAACTCTCGAAGACAACAg GTGACGGCGACCTCACCACATCGGATAATGGTGAATGCAATAGCATTTTGGAAACCACGGAGGCCAGATTTGACCTAGACTTGAACGAAGAGCGGAAATTGAAGTTGCTTCATAACACCTCAGCTTTGACGCCCACGAATTCCATTCACGACAGCTGTCACGGGGAGAGTAACCCGGATTCGAAG GTTGACAATGACTTGAATAGAAGCCATCTATTTGAAACTAAAATTCTGGATTCCATTCGAGGGATAGAAATTGCTCCCTATCTGCCCAATGGGAGGATTGAGATGACTCACTCCGAAAAACGAACCCGTCAGTTTCGGAACGTATTTCTCGGCTTATTAAAGATGCGATATGCGGCAGGAGATCAGACAGTGGTCAACTACAGAGAGAGGCGAAAAAAGAAGACCTCATCATCGACACCTTTGAGATCTAAATCAGAGGATCCATCGCTTGACTCGGTCCTCTCAAG TGACTCCTACAGCACCGAGGAGCGGCAAACGGCTCTAAAGCGACGAATTCAGCGAAAGAAGCACAAGAGCGGAAATTTGATTCCAATGCCTCCCATCCCCAAGACCATCAGTGGCGATAACAATGGCGAACAAGAGATTGCGAGTCGATCAAATTTAGATTCTGTCAACGCCATGCCTGATCTGGAGCGATTGAAATCGGGTGAAATGAGCCTATGCAGTGATCTGGAGGAAGGCATTCGTCGTGG AGCCAGCCCACCTCAATCCAACCATCCGACTCTATTTCAACATAAGCAAATCATGTACCACCAATCTTTACCGGGTAGCATTTCggatttgaaatgcttttcaaacgacCCCATGCCTCGGACTCAGAGCTCTTGA
- the LOC131890881 gene encoding dynein regulatory complex subunit 7-like, giving the protein MESNTTDLPFLKGVLQLRKQMDAPSLESLPKSYKANSDVEKLYLWSAENFRRQIRQKFPHLHTKFLTCANECQVEKLIMTFIKPTVLPFAHLFDIGKCAQFICDFIAYKPEPRLEDLNQINSPTLTMLCQVGNSLEMSHCLVSLLTGFGFQAFVVCGQVDPATANRDRTTQGFALGKELETTKETNLAIEKGHYQVLDPPVLESKYTKFLEGLDHQLWQGQKRKSQTNNGLSPTNGGLISGSPREPGLLHAWVYVELSEGQRGFFIEATDGERRPLSDPRILTIDSVWNASNYWLSTSGHGNDAIFRDKMTLELDSNEIWIKFVADIEPISKGHADKRLLKVLHQWLAPLEIPQSSYELTFRLGQKVDYFKDTKVEYFAPYLLKDGLVQRIQRFDPETESTEDHLIQTCEKFRYRTDQMTVRETFTRTHQVVESFAHGRPDHLKEHQFFKHSGGQPAQYLSKFYHESRSDGLEQRDFKDLEITEKYSGRLDGLQSMKAVFIIAEKKFGPADNTKRYKEVAKIIETYAGANSIKDAQTNRGAIIDPRDIQANPGRILDTSQIMEKVYDIEDDHIQIKFHRVEGQIFCKSVEFLQPRSLENDEDLTREDVKVYMVDPRDEEPCLKELKVIFGEELRAQAKAKARVDNVEKEMSALLEQRMREHSANDLDVWVFDVKRNAQVKRGRQNEERIAKLKEKSVVDLELDFLGPYLERHQEDGPLNKAQVIKIQQECLANVKRDLEEKEHELEAQMEQIKKDLKNLKAVLTSEDINSKKFLLNVIQTRLSRQKKHTIDFFAKAEKTVTEDPRVLKYL; this is encoded by the exons ATGGAATCCAACACGACCGATTTGCCTTTTCTCAAGGGCGTTCTTCAACTGAGGAAACAAATGGACGCTCCCAGTCTCGAGTCTCTGCCCAAGAGCTACAAAGCTAACTCTGACGTGGAAAAGTTGTATTTGTGGTCGGCCGAGAATTTTCGCCGTCAAATCCGACAGAAGTTCCCCCATCTCCACACGAAATTCCTAACGTGCGCCAATGAATGCCAAGTGGAGAAACTCATCATGACTTTCATCAAG CCGACCGTGCTCCCGTTTGCTCATCTCTTTGATATCGGAAAGTGTGCTCAATTTATCTGCGATTTTATAGCCTACAAACCCGAGCCTCGACTTGaggatttgaatcaaatcaattcaCCCACCTTGACCATGCTGTGCCAAGTTGGGAATAGTCTGGAGATGAGTCATTGCCTCGTGTCTCTCTTGACCGGGTTCGGCTTTCAAGCCTTTGTCGTCTGCGGCCAAGTGGATCCAGCCACGGCCAATCGAGACCGGACCACTCAAGGATTCGCCCTCGGAAAAGAACTTGAG ACAACGAAAGAGACCAACTTGGCCATTGAGAAGGGACACTATCAAGTATTGGATCCCCCTGTTTTGGAAAGCAAATACACCAAGTTCCTTGAAGGCCTCGACCATCAGCTTTGGCAAGGTCAGAAGAGAAAAAGCCAAACAAATAACGGCCTTTCCCCAACGAACGGAGGGCTAATCTCTGGATCACCTCGAGAGCCCGGCCTTCTCCACGCTTGGGTGTATGTCGAACTGAGTGAAGGCCAGCGGGGATTCTTCATCGAGGCCACCGATGGTGAAAGACGGCCTCTAAGCGATCCTCGTATCCTGACCATTGATTCCGTGTGGAACGCCAGCAATTATTGGTTAAGTACGAGCGGCCATGGAAACGATGCGATTTTCCGAGACAAAATGACACTCGAACTGGATTCCAACGagatttggatcaaatttgtggCCGATATTGAGCCCATCAGCAAAGGCCATGCTGATAAGCGCTTACTCAAGGTCCTTCATCAGTGGTTGGCACCCCTAGAGATTCCCCAGTCTAGCTACGAGCTCACATTTAGATTAGGCCAGAAGGTCGATTACTTCAAGGACACCAAGGTGGAATACTTTGCACCCTATCTCCTGAAGGATGGACTGGTTCAACGCATTCAGCGATTCGATCCCGAAACTGAATCCACTGAAGACCATTTGATTCAGACTTGTGAAAAATTTCGCTACCGAACGGATCAGATGACGGTGCGTGAAACTTTCACCCGAACACACCAAGTCGTGGAGAGTTTCGCCCATGGGCGACCTGACCACTTGAAAGAGCATCAGTTCTTCAAGCACTCGGGTGGTCAACCCGCCCAATACTTGTCCAAGTTCTATCACGAATCTCGGTCTGACGGATTGGAACAGCGGGACTTCAAAGACCTGGAAATCACGGAAAAATATTCCGGTAGATTAGACGGACTTCAGAGCATGAAGGCCGTCTTCATAATTGCGGAGAAGAAATTTGGCCCAGCGGATAATACGAAGCGTTACAAAGAAGTGGCCAAAATCATCGAGACCTATGCAGGAGCCAACAGCATCAAGGACGCACAAACGAATCGAGGAGCAATAATTGACCCAAGGGATATCCAGGCTAATCCCGGCCGGATACTAGACACTTCCCAGATCATGGAGAAAGTTTACGATATCGAGGATGAtcatattcaaatcaaatttcatcgtgTGGAAGGACAGATCTTTTGCAAGAGTGTGGAGTTTCTGCAACCTAGGtcattggaaaatgatgaggATCTAACTCGCGAGGATGTCAAGGTCTACATGGTTGATCCCCGCGATGAGGAACCCTGTCTCAAGGAGCTCAAGGTGATTTTTGGAGAGGAACTTCGAGCCcaagccaaggccaaggcccgAGTGGATAATGTCGAGAAA GAAATGTCAGCTTTGTTGGAGCAACGCATGCGTGAGCATTCAGCCAATGATCTGGATGTTTGGGTGTTTGACGTGAAGCGGAATGCTCAGGTGAAGCGGGGACGTCAAAACGAGGAAAGGATCGCCAAACTCAAGGAGAAGAGTGTCGTGGACCTAGAATTGGATTTCTTGGGACCCTATTTGGAGCGTCATCAGGAAGACGGACCATTGAATAAGGCTCAAGTTATCAAG ATTCAACAAGAGTGCCTTGCCAATGTGAAAAGAGACCTCGAGGAAAAGGAACACGAGCTGGAGGCTCAAATGGAGCAGATCaaaaaagacttgaagaacCTCAAGGCCGTCCTCACTTCGGAGGATATTAATTCGAAAAAGTTTCTGCTTAATGTCATTCAAACCCGATTGAGTCGCCAGAAGAAGCACACTATCGACTTTTTTGCCAAGGCTGAAAAAACAGTCACGGAAGATCCTCGAGTTTTAAAATATCTTTAG